Part of the Sulfobacillus acidophilus DSM 10332 genome, ATAAGAGTTGTGGGCAATGCGGTCATATTCCGGGCTATTCGACCTCGATCTTTTGGTTGAATCGCCTGTTGAAATACGATTATTTCGATCCCCGTGACCAAACCTCGTGTACCGCCTGGAACTATTATGCCTCCGCCACCTCGAACCAGGTTGCGCAAGCGGCGGTAGCCATGCGGAATTTCGCGGCCGCGTATGAAACCGGATATTACCCGTTGATTCATTGCGGCACGAGTTTTGGCCACTACAAAGAAGTGCGTCATGAATTGGTGCACGACCATGAGTTGCGGCGCAAAGTGCGGGACGTGATGACCAAATTAGGCCGGCCCTTCGTGATGCCGGAAGAATTGGTGCATTACAGCGAATGGATGTATGCCATCCGTGATGAGCTCAAAAACCGCCTGGTTTATGATGTCTCTCCGATTACGGCGACGGTTCATCCCGCCTGCCACTATTACAAGCTGCAATCGCAAGATGCCATTTACGACCCGGAGATCTACGGCGGTCAGCGGACGGCAGCCGTTACGGCCGTGGTGCAAGCCCTTGGAGCGCAGGTGGCGGACTACTCGACGTGGTTTGATTGTTGCGGATTTGGGTTTCGCCACATCTTAGTGCAGCGGGACTTTACCCGCAGTTTCGCCACGCTGCGTAAAATCGAGGTCATGAAACAAGAAGCCAATCCCGATGTGGTGCTGACGCATGACACCGGCTGCGTCACGTCATTGGATAAGAGCCAGTTTGCCGCCAAAGCGCATCAACGGAACGTCGGGGTGCCGGTTATGTCGGAGTCCCAATTTGCGGCGTTGGCGGTCGGGGCCCATCCGTTCCGGGTGGTGCAACTGCATTGGCACGCGACGGATTACCGGCCCTTATTGGAAAAGATGGGCATCGACGTCGAGAAGGCGTGGGCGGAGTTCCAAGGGGATCTCAAGCAGTTGGAAAGTGGGGCAATGGAGCATCTCACATGGGAAGCGGTGCTCTAATCCTTAGGGGGTGGAACAAGGAATGTCGGCAACGGATCGAATTTTGGTGGTAGGGGCAGGTCCCGCGGGTATTGAAGCGGCCCGCGGGGCGGCCGATATGGGGCAGCCGGTATTGCTGGTCGAAGCGAAAGCGGAAATCGGGGGGACACCTTACGAGCATTATGCCACGTTGACGCCCCATTTACATGAGACCCATGAGGCCATGGCCGCCATGGTAGAGGGGATTAAGAACCATCCATTGATTGACTTGCGAACCAATACCCGGGTGGTAGACAGTGCGGGAGAGGGTGGGCAGTTCCGCGTCACGCTGGAAAATGCGGCGGGCGAGCGCCAGACGGAAGAAGTGGGAGCTGTGGTGATTGCCACCGGTTTTCAGCACTTTGATCCCGGTCGGGAGACCCAGCTATACGGTTACTACGAATATGATGACGTGATTACGTTGGTTGACGCCGAGCACATGTTTAAACAGGGGCAGGTGGTACGTCCGTCGACCGGCAAGCCGCCTGAGCGGGTCGCGTTTATCCAATGTGTGGGATCGCGTGATCGGCAGATCGGTAATCAGTGGTGTTCCAAAGTCTGTTGTGGCATTGCCTCTAAGCAGTCGATCGAGATTAAGCGGATGTTGCCGGACGCGAAAGTCTTTATCTTTTACATTGACATGCGGATGTATGGATTTTGGGAGGATCAACTCTATTGGAAAGCTCAAGAAGAGTACAAAGTCAATTATATTCGCGGGATTGTCACCGAAGTCATCAAAAAAGGTGACAAGCTGTTAATCAAGGGTGAAGACACCACCATGGGGCGGCCAATGGAAGTGCTGATGGATATGGTGATTTTGTCCGTGGGCATGGAACCGTCCGCAGGCACCCGGCAGATGGCGGAAATCTTCAATATCCCCAAAGAGTCCCACGGATATTTGGCGACCCAAGGCGAGCCGTTGGATACGGTGACCACCAAGGTACCGGGAATTTTTGTGGCGGGTGCCGCTGCCGGACCGAAAGATATTGAAGACAGCGTATCGATGGGAGGCGCCGCGGCGATTAAAGCCGTTAGCTATT contains:
- a CDS encoding protein of unknown function DUF224 cysteine-rich region domain protein (PFAM: Cysteine-rich domain~COGs: COG2048 Heterodisulfide reductase subunit B~InterPro IPR004017~KEGG: bts:Btus_2497 protein of unknown function DUF224 cysteine-rich region domain protein~PFAM: Cysteine-rich region, CCG~SPTR: Putative uncharacterized protein); the protein is MDSIDLPIVRRGTVPETQRTFTPDPETARDEDLREAIWELGREGEWIVQPVPEPFYEAKTKYGRTKKIPLQKTWHHKSCGQCGHIPGYSTSIFWLNRLLKYDYFDPRDQTSCTAWNYYASATSNQVAQAAVAMRNFAAAYETGYYPLIHCGTSFGHYKEVRHELVHDHELRRKVRDVMTKLGRPFVMPEELVHYSEWMYAIRDELKNRLVYDVSPITATVHPACHYYKLQSQDAIYDPEIYGGQRTAAVTAVVQALGAQVADYSTWFDCCGFGFRHILVQRDFTRSFATLRKIEVMKQEANPDVVLTHDTGCVTSLDKSQFAAKAHQRNVGVPVMSESQFAALAVGAHPFRVVQLHWHATDYRPLLEKMGIDVEKAWAEFQGDLKQLESGAMEHLTWEAVL
- a CDS encoding FAD-dependent pyridine nucleotide-disulfide oxidoreductase (PFAM: Pyridine nucleotide-disulphide oxidoreductase~COGs: COG1148 Heterodisulfide reductase subunit A and related polyferredoxins~InterPro IPR001327~KEGG: bts:Btus_2496 FAD-dependent pyridine nucleotide-disulfide oxidoreductase~PFAM: Pyridine nucleotide-disulphide oxidoreductase, NAD-binding region~SPTR: FAD-dependent pyridine nucleotide-disulfide oxidoreductase), coding for MSATDRILVVGAGPAGIEAARGAADMGQPVLLVEAKAEIGGTPYEHYATLTPHLHETHEAMAAMVEGIKNHPLIDLRTNTRVVDSAGEGGQFRVTLENAAGERQTEEVGAVVIATGFQHFDPGRETQLYGYYEYDDVITLVDAEHMFKQGQVVRPSTGKPPERVAFIQCVGSRDRQIGNQWCSKVCCGIASKQSIEIKRMLPDAKVFIFYIDMRMYGFWEDQLYWKAQEEYKVNYIRGIVTEVIKKGDKLLIKGEDTTMGRPMEVLMDMVILSVGMEPSAGTRQMAEIFNIPKESHGYLATQGEPLDTVTTKVPGIFVAGAAAGPKDIEDSVSMGGAAAIKAVSYLKRLNRSAV